The genome window TAAAACAGAGATGAGGGCGAGGGCGAGTGGAGTATTGAGATCGGTATTGGCGCTCCGTAAGAGTGGCGCTTCGCCAGTATTGGTATATAAAACCAAACTGCCAAATCCGGGGATGAGCTCCATCCAGTTCAGGGTAAGAATGAAAAGGAAAAAAGTGGCCAGAAAAGGCAGGAGTTGTTCGGCGCGACGGCGGTCTTGAGTCACTTGCTCAATGAGATCGAGCAGAATTTCGATGATTCCTTCGGCAACATTTTGAAATCCGTTTGGAATGAGAGCAATGCGTCGAGTTGCCAAGAATGCCAAACTGACGAGCGTGAAAATTCCCAGCCAGGTTGCAAGAATCGAGTTTGTAACCACGATCGGACCGAGGGAGAATAATTTTTCAGAAGCAAGAGAAATTTCGTGCATATTTCAAAAGATATATTTTTATTCGAAACGCTCAATTTGTTTGATATAGCGGTAGACCAAGCAACTCGAACTGGCAAGCGCTCCGCCTATTCCCAGAAGGATGAAAAGCGGACTTGTACCCAAGGTTTTATCCAAGTAAGCGCCGCCAAAACCCAGCAATGCCGCTGGAATTGCGATGATAAAACCCAACTGGCTAACAAGCGATAAAACAAAAAGGACGCGCTTCATTTGTCCTCTCGAACCTGATACTAATCTGCTGATAATCAAGCGTCAAGTTCGTATTCAGTCTAGCGTTTAGAATCTTGTTTTTCCAGTCAAATCTTGCTACCTTTAGACCCGTTACATTTAAGGGTCCGTAGTGAAGAGGCCTATCACGCCTCCCTGTCACGGAGGAGATCGCCGGTTCGAATCCGGTCGGACCCGCCAAGCCGAATGTTTACGCAAGAGCAAGTTTAAGTTTTGCAATTTCACGTTCAGCGCGCACTAGACGTTTTTTGAGTTCATCAATTTCCGTGAGAGCATCCTTCTCGGCATTATCCGTGCGTCTATCTAGCTTCTCCAGCGCAAAACGAATGTCAGCAAGTTCTTCTCTGATAAGTTGCTGATAGTAGGAGCGTTCTTCGAGGAAGCGCTGATCCATAAGTTGTTTTGTAATTTCGCGTTCTTCGAGGAAGCGCTGATCAACATAAGTTTTGAGTTCATTAACTGTTGCTTCATGTTGTGAAAACAACAATTCAGTCAACTGCTCAACTTGATGATCGGAAAATGCAATATTTTTTGCCATGAGTATACTATCCCACACGTCAAATGATAGCGTCAATTCGGGGTAGATTCTTATAGGTTGAGGGTGTCGACTCCGCTAGAATGTCAGCATGAATATTTGGTCAATGACCCTCATCATTCTCGGTTTAAGTTTATTTGAGACTGTTTCTAGCATCGATAACGCGATTATCAATGCCGAGGTGCTCGGAACGATGCGAGCGCGAGCGCGACGCTGGTTTTTGATTTGAGGTTTATTATTAGCAGTCTTTTTAGTCCGCGGGCTCCTACCCTGGCTGATTATTTGGCTTGCCACGCCGGGTATTAGTCCCGCAGGCGCGTTCACAGCCGCATTTTCAAACGACCCTCGGGTTATCGTCGCAATCGAAGCGGCCGCACCCATACTCCTTACAGGCGGCGGCACCTTTCTTGTCTTTCTCTTTTTCCACTGGCTGTTTTTAGAAGATAAGTATTTCGGTTTGCCCCACGAACGGATTCTGATGCGAACTGACCTATGGTTTTACGCAGTAATTTCTATCCTACTCTCGGCGATCGTCTGGTTTGCGCTCAAAACTGATCCAATGCTCGCTTTTGGCGCAACAGTTGGCTCAACAGCGTTCTTTATTACTCACGGCTTTAAGACGCAGGCTGAAAAAGGTGAGCAAGCGCTTCTGCACAGCTAGAACAATCTTTCAGATGTCTCCAAGATTCTTTATCTTGAGGCAATCGACGCGACTTTTTCAATTGACGGTGTGCTCGGCGCTTTTGCTTTCACTCTTTCCGTGCCGCTAATTTTACTCGGCAATGGCATCGGCGCGCTGGTTGTCCGCCAGTTGACGCTTGGCAATATCAAACGAATTAAACGCTACGTGTATCTAAAAAATGGGGCGATGTACTCCGTGCTCATTCTAGGTGGCGTCATGTTGACTGATGCGTTCGGCGCACATATTCCGGAATGGTTTTCGCCCGTTGTCACGATTCTCGTAAATTGCTTACTTCTTCGGCAATCAATTCGAGCGTTCCGAAGCAGGTAAAAATAAAACCCCCGAAAAAGGGGGTTAAGCGCTGAAGTTCGGTAACTAGCGGCGCAACAACCAATAGTCAAGCGTCGCAAGCCAGATACCGATGGGCATGAGGAGGTAACTGATTGCAATGATCAACACCGCCACTGCCCAATGCACATGAAAGGTTTGGGTTTGGGCGACCCAACGCCAACGTTCCGACAGGCGCATTGCCTTAATTAAGACGTAGATCATACCAACGACAACCAATATAGTTATCGTATGGATTCTGGCAATGCCAGTAATCTCGCCAATGATCAAAGCAAAAAAAACTTGTCACAATAAAAAACATAATGTTCTCCTTTTAAGTTTCAAGATCAGAAAGAGTATACACGAAGTCATTGACATTGAGACGATGTTGCCTCTATGATGCCAGGTTCCAATCAAGGGTTGGAAAATTTTAGAAGGGAATGATGTCAAGTGGGTTCTTTTAAAAATCAGCAAAATGGAAATGTGATCGCGGCGGCGAAAGCAGGCATTGTCTGCCTTTATGGAGTGTTCGACAACCAGCTCCGCAATTTTACCGAGATGGCTGGGTATCGGGATTATCTACGCGAATGCGCCGCAATCGTCGTGCGCGAAACAATCCCAATCGTGTATCTGGCGGGCGGGCACACGAACCCAAAGAGCAATTTCTCGGAAGCGAAATCGGTGGAGCGATACTTTCGAGATCATCTCGCACGCAATAAACCAGAGAACCAAATCAAAATCGAGCTTGAGGAGCGAAGTGTGAATACTCCACAAAATATTCACTTCTCGCTCACGCGGATACGGCTCGAATATCCGCATCTTCGAGAGGTGCACATCTTTACCGATCGATGCCGCAAACTAAAAGGCATGGCGCTGGCGCATCACCTGTGCTTCGGGTTTCGGCACACTGTGCATGGCGTGCCGCGCATCGACACCCACCCAAACAGTGTCTGGTGGAAGCAGGCGATTCAGGCCTTCTGTTATTACTTTTTCTTCGAAAACATCCTGCGCGACATTGATCGCGAGAAAAGGAGATGATAAGATTATTTTTTGTCTCTTCTTCAGATTCACCAGATATATCTGAAGAAGAAGATAAAAATCAGGAAAGGAGGAGAAAGGAATGGAGATATACCTCTCCGATAAGCAGGTGCGGGTGCTGGTTGCCGTCGCCAAGGCCTCGAGCTTTGGTCGCTACCTTTACCCGCAATGGAGAGGCGCCATCGTCTATGACGATGGCAAAAGCGAGGTCTGGGAGGTGACGTGGCAAAATCCTTCCAACCTCAATCGCTGGCGGTTGAGGGGAGTGATTCAACAGAACCTCCTGGAGAAGGTTCTGGGCCGAAAGGCCGAACTCCCTACACTCGGGACAGCGTTTTATTGTTGCGGCCTGGAACCGCAACAAGCGCTGGATTTTCGTAAGAAAATCCAGGCGAAAAAACAACCCCTCGCAGATCTCCCCGACCTGCAGGTTGTTGTTCGGCGCAACCCAACGAGCAGGAGGTAACAGTGGGAAACTCCTGCAAGGTGGGAAAGGCCGTACATCGGATCTGCGTCGCGGCCAAAAACGCACAGGAGATCCGTCTAGAGCTTGAACTTCGTGGCCAGGAAATTTGTCTGACCGTCGAAGACGGGTCCTCGTTGGACTTCTGCGATCTCCTCGCAAAATGCTCGAACAACAAAACGGTGCCGAGCATAATCGCAGAGATCGCCGCTCTACCGCCTGAAAAGGTGGAAGAGTGGTTCCAGCGAAAGATGGATATGCAGGCAAGTCTCGTAGCACCTGGAAACTGACGAGATTTGCCTCACCCCCCCAACCCACGCTACCTGGAAGCGTGGGTTTTTACGTTTTTAGATAAATCACGGCGTGATATTTCTGCTCGGCGTCCTTAAGCCAATTATCAAACGATTGTTGGACAACGCCCTGTTTTTCTAGGATCTCAATTGCGTGGTAGCCAAAATCGCTTTTAACTGGATTTTCCAGTATACCCGCGGGTGAGGAAAAAATTGCCTCCTCAATTACCGGAAGCTGTTCGCCGCGCGCAACCCAACCCATATCGCCGCTGTTATCACGACTTTCTAGATGTTGGGAAAACTCTTTCGCAAGCGCGCTAAAATCGCCATTCTCGTTCTTGAGTTTACCGATCAACTCTTTCGCTTGATTTTCATCGGTGACCAAAATATGACGAAAATGCACTCGCTCCAAAAGCTCTGTTTTAACTTT of Candidatus Berkelbacteria bacterium contains these proteins:
- a CDS encoding F0F1 ATP synthase subunit A — its product is MHEISLASEKLFSLGPIVVTNSILATWLGIFTLVSLAFLATRRIALIPNGFQNVAEGIIEILLDLIEQVTQDRRRAEQLLPFLATFFLFILTLNWMELIPGFGSLVLYTNTGEAPLLRSANTDLNTPLALALISVLGTQILGIIALGFFKHVRHYLSFKPTLEGAIGFFVGFLHIIGEVARVISFTFRLFGNIFAGEVLLVVIAFLIPYVVPVPFYVIELLVGFIQALVFMMLTLVFIVTATADTHSEAH
- a CDS encoding AtpZ/AtpI family protein — protein: MKRVLFVLSLVSQLGFIIAIPAALLGFGGAYLDKTLGTSPLFILLGIGGALASSSCLVYRYIKQIERFE